A section of the Streptomyces sp. NBC_01591 genome encodes:
- a CDS encoding ABC transporter ATP-binding protein gives MTTAVTIPRHGDEGEGAARSASMRGGGRVAGGRTAVAARARQVVKAYGTGETRVVALDHVDVDIVRGQFTAIMGPSGSGKSTLMHCLAGLDTVSSGQIFLDETEITGLKDKKLTQLRRDRIGFIFQAFNLLPTLNALENITLPMDIAGHRPDAAWLRQVVDTVGLAERLKHRPTELSGGQQQRVAVARALAARPEIIFGDEPTGNLDSRAGAEVLSFLRRSVDELGQTIVMVTHDPVAASYADRVLYLADGRIVDEMHNPTADQVLDRMKDFDSRGRTS, from the coding sequence ATGACAACGGCTGTAACCATTCCCCGGCACGGGGACGAAGGGGAAGGTGCGGCGCGTAGCGCCTCGATGAGGGGCGGTGGTCGGGTGGCGGGTGGGAGAACGGCCGTCGCTGCGCGAGCGCGGCAGGTCGTCAAGGCGTACGGGACGGGCGAGACCCGGGTCGTCGCACTCGACCATGTCGACGTGGACATCGTCCGCGGGCAGTTCACGGCGATCATGGGTCCGTCCGGCTCCGGCAAGTCGACCCTGATGCACTGCCTGGCCGGTCTGGACACCGTGAGCTCGGGGCAGATCTTCCTCGACGAGACCGAGATCACCGGGCTCAAGGACAAGAAGCTCACCCAGCTCCGCCGGGACCGGATCGGCTTCATATTCCAGGCGTTCAACCTGCTCCCCACGCTCAACGCGCTGGAGAACATCACGCTGCCGATGGACATCGCGGGCCACAGACCCGACGCCGCCTGGCTGCGGCAGGTCGTGGACACCGTCGGTCTCGCCGAGCGGCTGAAGCACCGGCCCACCGAGCTCTCCGGCGGCCAGCAGCAGCGCGTCGCGGTGGCCAGGGCGCTCGCCGCCCGGCCGGAGATCATCTTCGGTGACGAGCCCACCGGGAACCTGGACTCGCGGGCCGGCGCCGAGGTGCTGAGCTTCCTGCGCAGGTCGGTCGACGAGCTGGGCCAGACCATCGTCATGGTCACCCACGACCCGGTGGCCGCCTCCTACGCGGACCGGGTGCTGTACCTCGCCGACGGGCGCATCGTCGACGAGATGCACAATCCGACGGCCGACCAGGTCCTCGACCGGATGAAGGACTTCGACTCGCGCGGGCGGACGTCATGA
- a CDS encoding DUF485 domain-containing protein, which translates to MSHGNPPPSPHPSWPEQLPKPSPQHQPPPPHQPDYLLPWQRSETAPHPGSPSPPGTPEPAPGSHSDLRRLRTAYRLLRRTAALTALGYFVVFLLLSGYAKDLLDRPLFGGLNIGLALGLCQLPVTLLAIVLYERTARRTVDPLAARIRRAGAAR; encoded by the coding sequence ATGTCGCACGGAAACCCGCCCCCTTCCCCCCACCCCTCCTGGCCCGAACAGCTGCCGAAACCCTCCCCGCAGCATCAGCCGCCGCCCCCGCACCAGCCCGACTATCTGCTGCCCTGGCAGCGCTCGGAGACCGCCCCGCACCCCGGGTCGCCGAGCCCGCCCGGCACCCCCGAGCCCGCCCCCGGCAGCCACAGCGACCTGCGCCGGCTGCGCACCGCGTACCGGCTGCTGCGGCGCACCGCGGCCCTGACCGCACTCGGCTACTTCGTGGTCTTCCTGCTGCTCTCCGGATACGCCAAGGACCTGCTGGACCGCCCCCTGTTCGGCGGCCTCAACATCGGCCTGGCGCTGGGACTCTGTCAGCTCCCCGTGACCCTGCTCGCCATCGTCCTGTACGAGCGGACCGCACGGCGCACGGTCGACCCGCTCGCCGCCCGGATCCGAAGAGCGGGGGCAGCCCGGTGA
- a CDS encoding protein kinase domain-containing protein produces MHGGAEKESRLLGSGAKPTEPDDPRRIGAFRLLGILGTGGMGRVYLGTSAGRYAAVKQVLPVLAADKDFLSHFGHELDNLAKLPAGVSARLLASDRTAQPPWFATEYIPGITLSDALRLNEGPLPVESLWRLLRDGASGLRAVHAAGMVHRDLKPSNVMLTLDGVTLIDFGVARAADQSRVTRTGMVIGTPAYMAPEQAMAERDLTGAADVFALAGLLLFAANCRPPFGDGSGPGLFYRIVHTEPDLGRLPGLDPALAAVVESCLAKDAADRPTAAELFEIADGHVPAAVSALWPPAVTDRITERAAFAASPPPAEEPEPEEVSAPVPAAGPSLPDVGTTGAVPEKPRRRRPRVLLVVLPVVVVAGTTLTLALGPYEIGGSRGKDSDVAAPSITVGPSGSAGDGRSANPTKSPSRSSSSKSGSADKPKGGKDGKDGKGAADGADGSGSAGSGPSGGSDSGGSKPSGGSDSGSDSGSGSGGSGSSGGSSGSGGSGGGQVPAPSGQYYLKNASNKRCLGESASPYGGSMLMNSVCGEPAHNGATLYYKWTYKPTSGGRFKLVGQGTGNCLRLNGFAGLSAETCNSSESQVWRIGTKTSSGHTLVNVAEGVCLQMFSSIGFQSVACNPSEPAQLWRNS; encoded by the coding sequence ATGCACGGGGGAGCTGAAAAAGAGTCACGTTTACTGGGCAGCGGAGCCAAGCCGACGGAGCCGGACGATCCCCGGCGGATCGGTGCGTTCAGGCTGCTCGGCATCCTCGGTACCGGCGGCATGGGACGGGTCTATCTCGGCACGTCGGCGGGGCGGTACGCGGCGGTCAAGCAGGTGCTGCCGGTGCTGGCCGCGGACAAGGACTTCCTGTCCCATTTCGGGCACGAGCTCGACAATCTCGCCAAGCTGCCGGCCGGGGTCAGTGCGCGGCTGCTGGCCAGTGACCGTACGGCGCAGCCTCCGTGGTTCGCCACGGAGTACATCCCCGGCATCACCCTGAGCGATGCGCTGCGGCTGAACGAGGGCCCGCTGCCCGTGGAGAGCCTGTGGCGGCTGCTCCGCGACGGGGCGAGCGGTCTGCGCGCCGTGCACGCGGCCGGCATGGTGCACCGCGACCTCAAGCCGTCCAACGTCATGCTGACGCTCGACGGTGTGACCCTGATCGACTTCGGGGTGGCCCGGGCGGCCGACCAGTCCAGGGTGACCAGGACCGGGATGGTCATCGGGACGCCTGCCTACATGGCCCCCGAACAGGCCATGGCCGAGCGGGATCTGACGGGTGCGGCGGATGTGTTCGCGCTGGCCGGCCTGCTGCTGTTCGCGGCGAACTGCCGCCCGCCGTTCGGCGACGGATCGGGTCCGGGCCTGTTCTACCGCATCGTCCACACCGAACCCGACCTCGGGCGCCTGCCGGGCCTCGATCCGGCCCTGGCCGCCGTGGTCGAGTCCTGTCTCGCCAAGGACGCCGCGGACCGGCCGACAGCCGCCGAGCTCTTCGAGATCGCCGACGGTCATGTGCCCGCCGCGGTCTCCGCGCTGTGGCCGCCGGCCGTCACGGACCGGATCACCGAGCGGGCGGCGTTCGCGGCGAGCCCGCCACCGGCCGAGGAGCCCGAACCGGAGGAGGTCAGTGCTCCTGTCCCCGCTGCGGGGCCCTCCCTGCCGGATGTCGGGACGACCGGCGCCGTCCCGGAGAAGCCGCGCAGGCGCCGCCCCCGTGTGCTGCTCGTCGTGCTCCCCGTCGTGGTGGTCGCGGGCACGACCCTGACCCTCGCGCTCGGGCCGTACGAGATCGGCGGTTCCCGCGGTAAGGACTCCGACGTCGCGGCGCCGTCGATCACCGTCGGGCCGTCCGGATCCGCGGGGGACGGCCGCTCCGCGAATCCCACGAAGTCGCCCTCCCGCTCGTCGAGTTCCAAGTCGGGGTCCGCCGACAAGCCGAAGGGCGGGAAGGACGGGAAGGACGGAAAGGGCGCGGCTGACGGTGCCGACGGCTCAGGTTCGGCCGGTTCCGGTCCCTCGGGCGGCTCCGATTCCGGCGGTTCCAAGCCCTCGGGTGGTTCCGACTCCGGTTCCGACTCCGGTTCCGGCTCAGGTGGTTCCGGCAGCTCGGGCGGATCCAGTGGGTCCGGCGGCTCGGGCGGCGGGCAGGTCCCGGCGCCCTCGGGGCAGTACTACCTCAAGAACGCGTCCAACAAGCGGTGCCTGGGTGAGTCCGCGTCCCCGTACGGGGGCTCCATGCTCATGAACTCGGTGTGCGGCGAGCCGGCGCACAACGGGGCCACGCTCTACTACAAGTGGACGTACAAACCCACCTCCGGCGGCAGGTTCAAGCTCGTCGGCCAGGGCACCGGCAACTGCCTCAGGCTGAACGGCTTTGCAGGGCTGTCGGCCGAGACCTGCAACTCCTCCGAGTCCCAGGTCTGGCGGATCGGGACCAAGACATCGAGCGGTCACACCCTGGTGAACGTCGCCGAGGGCGTCTGCCTCCAGATGTTCAGCAGCATCGGCTTCCAGTCCGTGGCGTGCAACCCCTCGGAGCCGGCCCAGCTGTGGCGTAACTCCTGA
- a CDS encoding SUKH-4 family immunity protein yields MVTFAQAQERADEWINGDVPAYQHREVRVREFELGFVVWGEDRAEGPVSDGGKQRLVIARDSGEATLWPGLPVGEVIRRYEEEYGAQATPAAAPEPPQRIDLNQTSFLLSPPEWLQEAADKLGIPDRREGQDRDQDAAPPAAPASPAPPVAPAPSVTPPPAVPAAPVGQASPGSHGGQVAYEPTANDGVPVSPPNVPAGSTPWAGTDTNAGSDDGAVPLPATVFAPPLSGADDDGTPPPVVPADAPTALMSGGSQLPRTAVVPGLSPQGGVPGAPGAGAPGQGAPGPGAGDIADAATSKAVVPPRGARGGGPSTPPPPGAPGTPGARPGAPVPPPSGPGAPGAPAGGYLPTQLAPQVGPPGAPGASQPPAPPGPPGAPVPPPPPGSTPPPGGGVHHAATMLADPSMGGPGGIRPPGPPGPPGAPGAPGASQPPAPPGPPGAPVPPPPGGGVHHAATMLADPSMGGPGGIRPPGPPGPPGAPGAPGAPVPPPPPGSTPPPGGGVHHAATMLADPSMAGPGAPQPPGPPGPPGPPGVPQGAPGPVPPNPHTPPPPAYGYPQAPTGQPTVGPGYQAVLRYRAPDGSEQQLIRRSAPGTPHPEWQMLHELRAMNVPPQQVIELHTELESCELPGGYCARMIRETWPQVRITSVAPYGTDHASRQQGMQHLLTHQGELHQVADGPARPAPVRAPLPQMPPAMAAPPEAIADELLQTFGPQGICRFDQRAVSRQGVPEAVARTLVWAGLPADFGPFFWAQPGQPVVPTLAELAAQRQVQAAPDAGSYLVMGSDFGRAICVQYGTANIVAVPVEAGPGGQSVAPQFVNTGLPEFQRSMALLGRMWRLRFGLNPEQAGRWTVDFQAQLVALDAAALASPESWWSVLLEQMWDGLI; encoded by the coding sequence ATGGTGACCTTTGCGCAGGCGCAGGAGCGCGCGGACGAGTGGATCAACGGCGACGTGCCCGCGTACCAGCACCGTGAGGTGCGGGTACGGGAGTTCGAGCTGGGCTTCGTGGTGTGGGGCGAGGACCGAGCCGAGGGCCCGGTCTCGGACGGTGGCAAGCAGCGGCTGGTGATCGCCAGGGACAGCGGTGAGGCCACGCTGTGGCCGGGTCTGCCGGTGGGCGAGGTGATCCGGCGGTACGAGGAGGAGTACGGCGCGCAGGCGACGCCCGCGGCCGCTCCGGAGCCGCCACAGCGCATCGACCTCAATCAGACGTCGTTCCTGTTGAGCCCCCCGGAGTGGCTCCAGGAAGCGGCCGACAAGCTGGGCATCCCGGACCGCCGGGAGGGCCAGGACCGGGACCAGGACGCGGCGCCTCCGGCCGCTCCGGCGTCCCCGGCCCCGCCGGTCGCTCCGGCTCCGTCCGTCACCCCGCCGCCCGCCGTCCCGGCCGCGCCGGTCGGTCAGGCGTCGCCGGGTTCGCACGGCGGGCAGGTCGCGTACGAGCCCACGGCCAACGACGGTGTCCCGGTATCCCCGCCGAACGTGCCCGCCGGGTCCACTCCCTGGGCCGGTACGGACACGAACGCGGGCTCCGACGACGGGGCGGTGCCGCTGCCGGCCACGGTGTTCGCGCCGCCGCTCTCGGGTGCCGACGACGACGGCACTCCGCCGCCGGTGGTGCCGGCCGATGCGCCGACCGCCCTGATGTCGGGCGGCAGCCAGCTGCCCCGGACCGCGGTCGTGCCGGGTCTGTCCCCGCAGGGGGGTGTCCCGGGCGCTCCGGGTGCGGGTGCTCCGGGCCAGGGTGCTCCGGGCCCGGGTGCCGGTGACATCGCCGATGCGGCCACGAGCAAGGCCGTCGTGCCGCCGCGTGGTGCGCGTGGTGGCGGTCCGTCGACCCCGCCGCCGCCCGGTGCCCCCGGAACCCCGGGCGCCAGGCCGGGTGCGCCGGTGCCGCCGCCCTCGGGACCGGGTGCGCCCGGTGCTCCGGCGGGCGGGTACCTGCCGACCCAGCTCGCCCCTCAGGTGGGTCCGCCCGGTGCTCCTGGTGCGTCCCAGCCGCCTGCGCCTCCGGGTCCGCCCGGTGCTCCGGTGCCGCCTCCGCCGCCTGGTTCGACGCCTCCGCCGGGTGGTGGTGTGCATCATGCGGCGACGATGCTGGCCGATCCGAGCATGGGTGGCCCCGGTGGGATTCGGCCGCCTGGTCCTCCCGGCCCGCCTGGTGCCCCTGGTGCTCCTGGTGCGTCCCAGCCGCCTGCGCCTCCGGGTCCGCCCGGTGCTCCGGTGCCGCCTCCGCCGGGTGGTGGTGTGCATCATGCGGCGACGATGCTGGCCGATCCGAGCATGGGTGGCCCCGGTGGGATTCGGCCGCCTGGTCCTCCCGGCCCGCCTGGTGCTCCCGGTGCTCCCGGTGCTCCGGTGCCGCCTCCGCCGCCTGGTTCGACGCCTCCGCCGGGTGGTGGCGTGCACCATGCCGCGACGATGCTCGCCGACCCGAGCATGGCCGGCCCCGGTGCGCCGCAGCCGCCCGGTCCTCCCGGTCCTCCCGGTCCTCCCGGAGTGCCGCAGGGCGCCCCCGGCCCCGTACCGCCGAATCCGCACACCCCACCGCCTCCGGCGTATGGGTATCCGCAGGCGCCGACCGGTCAGCCGACCGTCGGACCCGGCTACCAGGCCGTGCTGCGCTACCGCGCGCCCGACGGCAGCGAGCAGCAGCTGATCCGGCGCTCGGCGCCCGGCACCCCGCACCCCGAGTGGCAGATGCTGCACGAGCTGCGGGCGATGAACGTGCCGCCGCAGCAGGTCATCGAGCTGCACACCGAGCTGGAGTCCTGCGAGCTGCCCGGTGGCTACTGCGCGCGGATGATCCGTGAGACCTGGCCGCAGGTACGGATCACCAGCGTCGCTCCGTACGGCACCGATCACGCCAGCCGTCAGCAGGGCATGCAGCATCTGCTCACCCACCAGGGCGAGTTGCACCAGGTGGCGGACGGGCCGGCCCGTCCGGCGCCGGTACGGGCCCCGCTGCCGCAGATGCCGCCCGCGATGGCGGCGCCGCCGGAGGCCATCGCGGACGAGCTGCTGCAGACCTTCGGGCCGCAGGGCATCTGCCGCTTCGATCAGCGCGCGGTCTCCCGCCAGGGTGTGCCCGAGGCCGTGGCGCGCACGCTGGTGTGGGCGGGGCTGCCCGCCGACTTCGGGCCGTTCTTCTGGGCGCAGCCGGGTCAGCCGGTGGTGCCGACGCTGGCCGAGCTCGCCGCGCAGCGCCAGGTGCAGGCCGCCCCCGACGCGGGGTCGTATCTCGTCATGGGGTCCGACTTCGGGCGGGCGATCTGCGTCCAGTACGGGACCGCGAACATCGTGGCCGTGCCGGTCGAGGCGGGGCCGGGCGGTCAGTCGGTGGCGCCGCAGTTCGTGAACACCGGGCTGCCGGAGTTCCAGCGCTCGATGGCGCTGCTCGGCCGGATGTGGCGGCTGCGCTTCGGGCTCAACCCGGAGCAGGCGGGTCGCTGGACGGTCGACTTCCAGGCCCAGCTGGTGGCGCTGGACGCGGCGGCGCTGGCGTCGCCGGAGAGCTGGTGGTCCGTGCTGCTCGAGCAGATGTGGGACGGGTTGATCTGA
- a CDS encoding sodium/solute symporter, translated as MNGFDNSAQSMSLVAFLAVGTVALLLCVMTGPDRDDLDEFYTGSRSLSPMQSGLALAGDYLSAATVLGTTGIIALTGYDGMILALSITLSLVLLMVLLAEPLRNAGGFTMGDVLVRRAPGRAVRITACAATLAALIPMMVVQLASSGDLLAFILGFDTSGFRTGAIIGLGTLMIGYAAIGGMKGTSLIQIVKTVVLFVAAFTIAVLIMNRFDWNTNSLLSAARQSSGAGAAYLSSGLQFDGSALDMVSSELTVVLGAACLPHVTMRMSSARSTQAVRRSMSWAVSVVAAICLLLVVIGFGAGALVGHDVITAAGASGNSAILQISGEVANGTQLGALVITTMTTAIFLTLLASVAGMILSCANSLAHDLFAHGLHGVRDPDRKPLAGLSEMRTAQVSAIVVGLLATTLAVVARHWNVQALATLSFCVGASALAPALLYSMFWRRFTRTGLLCTLVVGTLTTLVLITGTNLVSGSPASVFPGHDFNWFPYTTTGLVSIPAGFLAGWLGTVLPRHTAPAARRLYQSEEPQILAGVPPTPRG; from the coding sequence GTGAACGGATTCGACAACTCCGCGCAGTCGATGTCCCTGGTGGCCTTCCTCGCCGTGGGCACCGTGGCTCTGCTGCTCTGCGTGATGACCGGCCCGGACCGCGACGACCTCGACGAGTTCTACACCGGCTCCCGCTCGCTCTCGCCCATGCAGAGCGGCCTCGCCCTCGCGGGCGACTACCTCTCCGCGGCCACGGTCCTCGGCACCACCGGCATCATCGCCCTCACCGGCTACGACGGGATGATCCTCGCCCTGAGCATCACCCTCTCGCTCGTCCTGCTGATGGTCCTGCTCGCCGAACCGCTGCGCAACGCGGGCGGGTTCACCATGGGCGACGTGCTGGTGCGCCGCGCCCCCGGCCGCGCGGTCCGCATCACCGCCTGCGCGGCCACCCTCGCCGCGCTCATTCCGATGATGGTCGTCCAGCTCGCCAGCAGCGGCGATCTGCTCGCCTTCATCCTGGGTTTCGACACCTCGGGATTCCGCACCGGCGCCATCATCGGGCTCGGCACCCTGATGATCGGCTACGCGGCGATCGGCGGGATGAAGGGCACCTCCCTGATCCAGATCGTGAAGACCGTGGTCCTCTTCGTGGCCGCGTTCACCATCGCCGTACTGATCATGAACCGGTTCGACTGGAACACCAACTCCCTGCTCTCGGCCGCCCGGCAGAGCAGCGGCGCGGGCGCCGCGTACCTGAGCTCGGGGCTCCAGTTCGACGGCAGCGCACTCGACATGGTCAGCTCCGAACTGACCGTGGTGCTCGGTGCCGCCTGTCTGCCCCACGTCACCATGCGCATGTCGAGCGCCCGCTCCACCCAGGCCGTCCGGCGCTCGATGTCCTGGGCGGTGTCCGTGGTCGCCGCGATCTGCCTGCTGCTCGTCGTGATCGGTTTCGGCGCGGGGGCACTCGTCGGCCACGACGTCATCACCGCCGCCGGAGCATCCGGGAACAGCGCGATCCTCCAGATCAGCGGAGAGGTCGCGAACGGTACGCAGCTGGGGGCCCTGGTCATCACGACGATGACGACGGCGATCTTCCTGACCCTGCTCGCCTCGGTCGCCGGAATGATCCTGTCCTGCGCCAACTCTCTCGCCCACGACCTCTTCGCGCACGGCCTGCACGGGGTGCGCGACCCGGACCGCAAGCCACTGGCCGGCCTGTCCGAGATGCGTACGGCACAGGTCTCGGCGATCGTCGTCGGACTGCTCGCCACCACTCTCGCCGTCGTGGCCAGGCACTGGAACGTGCAGGCGCTGGCGACGCTCTCGTTCTGCGTCGGCGCCTCCGCACTCGCCCCGGCGCTCCTCTACAGCATGTTCTGGCGGCGCTTCACCCGCACCGGACTGCTCTGCACCCTCGTCGTCGGCACCCTCACCACGCTGGTGCTGATCACCGGCACCAACCTGGTCTCCGGCTCACCCGCCTCGGTCTTCCCCGGCCACGACTTCAACTGGTTCCCGTACACCACCACCGGGCTCGTCTCCATCCCGGCCGGATTCCTGGCGGGCTGGCTGGGAACGGTGCTCCCCCGCCACACGGCCCCCGCGGCACGCCGGCTCTACCAGAGCGAGGAGCCCCAGATCCTGGCGGGCGTGCCACCGACGCCCCGGGGCTGA
- a CDS encoding cellulose-binding protein, protein MSSAPVSAHGFVGVRGRGYRPEQVDRAVAGLSAERDEALDEVSRLTALVEELSAESVRLGEVVATLAPQNYESLGERAQQILALAEGEAESVRGAAQEEAQALRDASEEAGRGLRASARADAEAMRAGAVKYADETLSTARGTADGTVAEAREEAAEVRERAESMMAETGRRTESVLAHQEQEHSERWQAAERELAEAEAAQSAHHDELTEQAEARLAEARRALAETEEAARHGQEDAEAQAAELIAAARVREERVVRETERIVREHDEGRDEVQAHMAHVRNSLAALTGRVTPAED, encoded by the coding sequence ATGAGTTCTGCACCGGTGTCCGCGCATGGCTTCGTCGGCGTACGCGGACGTGGCTACCGTCCGGAGCAGGTGGACCGCGCGGTGGCCGGTCTTTCGGCGGAGCGGGACGAGGCGCTGGACGAGGTGTCCCGGCTGACCGCGCTGGTGGAGGAGCTGTCGGCGGAGTCGGTCCGGCTGGGCGAGGTCGTCGCCACGCTCGCCCCGCAGAACTACGAATCGCTGGGTGAGCGCGCCCAGCAGATCCTGGCGCTCGCCGAGGGCGAGGCGGAGTCCGTACGGGGCGCCGCCCAGGAGGAGGCGCAGGCGCTGCGGGACGCGTCGGAGGAGGCGGGCCGCGGGCTCCGTGCCTCGGCGCGGGCGGACGCCGAGGCGATGCGGGCAGGGGCTGTGAAGTACGCCGACGAGACGCTGTCGACGGCGCGGGGCACCGCCGACGGGACCGTTGCCGAGGCCCGCGAGGAGGCCGCGGAGGTCCGGGAGCGGGCGGAGTCCATGATGGCCGAGACGGGCCGCCGTACCGAGAGCGTTCTCGCGCACCAGGAGCAGGAGCACTCCGAGCGGTGGCAGGCGGCCGAGCGTGAACTGGCCGAGGCCGAGGCCGCGCAGTCGGCGCACCACGACGAGCTCACCGAGCAGGCGGAGGCCCGCCTGGCCGAGGCGCGGCGGGCGCTGGCGGAGACGGAGGAGGCCGCCCGGCACGGTCAGGAGGACGCCGAGGCGCAGGCCGCGGAGCTGATCGCGGCGGCCAGGGTCCGTGAGGAGCGGGTGGTCCGGGAGACGGAGCGGATCGTGCGGGAGCACGACGAGGGGCGCGACGAGGTGCAGGCGCACATGGCGCACGTACGGAATTCGCTCGCGGCGCTCACCGGGCGGGTGACACCGGCGGAGGACTGA